The following proteins are encoded in a genomic region of Roseinatronobacter sp. S2:
- a CDS encoding 2-oxo acid dehydrogenase subunit E2, whose amino-acid sequence MTDVIASPSTRRKALEQGVDIDARARALGRTTLGPEDLGAQPTASAPAGDTSYWDVDHAAHGPIREEPMSRFAQVAARNLGAANALIPQVTHHDRADMTQIEALRRAWKGEAQARGVKLTALAFHVMALAQCLRDFPRFNASLSADGKTLILKEYVHIGIAVDTPHGLMVPVIRDADKMGLWALSAQIADLAARAQARKIKPDDMGGASMTISNLGGIGGTAFTPIVNPPELAILGITRTEIVTQWDGDTPRPVPMGPLDLSYDHRALNGADAARFVANLAQRLADPRRMVI is encoded by the coding sequence ATGACAGACGTTATCGCAAGCCCCAGCACGCGGCGCAAAGCCCTTGAACAAGGCGTCGATATTGACGCCCGCGCCCGCGCGTTGGGGCGCACGACACTGGGGCCGGAAGATCTGGGCGCACAGCCCACGGCCAGCGCGCCTGCGGGCGACACCAGCTATTGGGACGTAGATCATGCAGCCCATGGCCCGATCCGCGAAGAACCAATGAGCCGCTTTGCACAGGTGGCCGCGCGCAATCTGGGCGCGGCGAACGCGCTGATCCCGCAAGTCACCCATCACGACCGCGCAGATATGACCCAGATCGAGGCGCTGCGCCGCGCATGGAAGGGGGAGGCGCAGGCGCGCGGTGTCAAACTGACTGCGCTGGCCTTCCATGTCATGGCACTGGCGCAATGCCTGCGCGACTTTCCACGGTTCAATGCATCCTTGTCGGCAGATGGCAAAACCCTGATCCTGAAAGAGTATGTTCATATCGGCATTGCCGTGGACACGCCACACGGGTTGATGGTGCCCGTCATCCGCGATGCAGATAAAATGGGCCTGTGGGCGCTATCGGCCCAAATTGCCGATCTGGCAGCGCGCGCGCAGGCGCGCAAAATCAAACCGGATGACATGGGCGGCGCATCAATGACCATCAGCAATCTGGGCGGCATTGGCGGCACCGCATTTACCCCCATCGTCAACCCGCCCGAACTGGCCATCCTTGGCATTACCCGCACCGAAATTGTCACCCAGTGGGACGGCGACACCCCCCGCCCCGTGCCCATGGGGCCGCTGGATCTAAGCTATGACCACCGCGCCCTAAACGGTGCAGACGCCGCGCGCTTCGTCGCGAACCTCGCACAACGCCTTGCAGACCCAAGGCGCATGGTCATATAG
- a CDS encoding ABC transporter substrate-binding protein encodes MKSLRLALLATVFAAPALAHPVTVQSCDREVTFDAAPERAASQDVNLTEMMLVLGLNDRMVGYTGISGWNKLDEEIRADIGELPELSERYPTREVLIGADVDFWFAGWNYGMRVGGEVTPDTLQPFDIAVYELTESCIHIMPRDGVAIDDMFNDIRNLGAIFGVDDRADDLITGWQAELDQIATTIPDAEPLRVFVYDSGEDTPFTAGRYAMPTAMIEAAGGRNIMDDVDSSWTRVAWEPVVERDPEVIIIVNYGEVTAGQKIAFMKSNPAFADMDAVVNDRFVVLEYVEATPGPRNIRAIRALARAFWSE; translated from the coding sequence ATGAAATCCCTTCGCCTTGCCCTGCTGGCCACGGTATTTGCCGCACCCGCATTGGCCCACCCCGTCACCGTGCAAAGCTGCGACCGAGAGGTGACGTTCGACGCGGCCCCCGAACGCGCTGCGTCCCAGGATGTGAACCTGACCGAGATGATGCTGGTCCTTGGTCTGAATGACCGGATGGTAGGGTACACCGGCATTTCGGGCTGGAACAAACTGGATGAAGAAATCCGCGCCGATATCGGCGAATTGCCCGAACTGTCCGAACGCTACCCCACGCGCGAGGTGCTGATCGGCGCTGATGTGGATTTCTGGTTTGCTGGCTGGAACTACGGCATGCGCGTGGGTGGCGAGGTGACGCCAGACACACTGCAACCCTTTGATATTGCTGTGTATGAACTGACCGAAAGCTGCATTCACATCATGCCGCGCGATGGTGTGGCGATTGACGACATGTTCAATGACATCCGCAATCTGGGTGCGATCTTCGGTGTTGATGACCGCGCGGATGACCTGATCACCGGCTGGCAGGCCGAACTGGACCAGATCGCAACCACCATTCCTGATGCGGAACCATTGCGCGTATTCGTCTATGACAGTGGCGAAGACACGCCCTTCACTGCGGGCCGCTACGCCATGCCCACCGCGATGATCGAAGCTGCGGGCGGGCGCAACATCATGGATGATGTCGACAGTTCTTGGACCCGCGTGGCGTGGGAACCGGTGGTGGAACGTGATCCCGAAGTCATCATCATCGTCAATTACGGCGAAGTCACCGCCGGGCAAAAGATCGCGTTCATGAAATCCAATCCCGCCTTTGCGGATATGGATGCAGTGGTGAACGACCGTTTCGTTGTGCTGGAATATGTCGAGGCCACACCGGGGCCGCGCAATATCCGCGCCATCCGCGCGCTGGCCCGCGCGTTCTGGTCCGAGTGA
- a CDS encoding ABC transporter ATP-binding protein, translated as MSCPAPPPAALALEQVCWGAGILDPVSLTLGAGRVLGVLGANGAGKSTLLRLIYRFHKPQSGRVLLDGRDIHAMPARAVAQRVAAVLQEQPTDFALTVAEIVALGRAPHRRALSGPSAQDAHIVGHALERLSLQDFALRPFGTLSGGERQRVMVARALAQEPGLIVLDEPTNHLDIRHQLEVLRLVRGLGATVVASLHDLNLVQGFADDLLVLKDGQPLAFGPVAQVLTPELIARAFGVHAHPRGPAQFDFSLFDDMQQEKRA; from the coding sequence ATGAGTTGCCCTGCGCCGCCACCCGCTGCGCTGGCACTGGAACAGGTGTGCTGGGGGGCGGGCATTCTGGACCCTGTCAGCCTGACCCTTGGCGCTGGCCGCGTGTTGGGCGTGCTGGGCGCGAATGGGGCGGGCAAGTCAACCCTGTTGCGGCTGATCTACCGGTTTCACAAACCGCAATCGGGGCGTGTGCTGCTGGACGGGCGGGATATTCACGCCATGCCTGCGCGTGCCGTGGCGCAGCGCGTGGCGGCTGTGTTGCAGGAACAGCCCACTGATTTTGCCCTGACCGTGGCGGAAATTGTGGCCCTTGGCCGCGCGCCCCATCGCCGTGCGCTGTCCGGCCCGTCCGCACAGGATGCCCATATTGTCGGGCATGCGCTGGAACGCCTGAGTTTGCAGGACTTCGCCCTGCGCCCCTTTGGCACGCTGTCAGGGGGCGAGCGTCAGCGCGTCATGGTGGCCCGCGCGCTTGCGCAGGAACCGGGGCTTATTGTGTTGGATGAACCAACCAACCATCTGGACATTCGCCATCAGCTGGAAGTGCTGCGGCTGGTACGCGGGCTTGGCGCGACGGTTGTGGCATCCTTGCATGATCTTAATCTGGTGCAGGGGTTCGCCGATGACCTGCTGGTTCTGAAAGATGGCCAGCCGCTGGCGTTTGGCCCTGTGGCGCAGGTGCTGACCCCTGAATTGATTGCCCGCGCTTTTGGCGTGCATGCGCACCCGCGCGGCCCCGCCCAGTTCGACTTTTCCCTATTTGATGACATGCAACAGGAGAAACGCGCATGA
- a CDS encoding NAD-dependent succinate-semialdehyde dehydrogenase codes for MDHTDLYINGTWHKTDERFDVINPATEQVLASVASAGIADADAALDAAQAAMAGWAARTPRQRSEVLRKAWELMTARLDHFARLITLENGKAGADARGEATYAAEFFRWFAEEAVRADGMITHAPASGARIMVQHKPAGLAVLITPWNYPAAMGTRKIAPALAAGCGVIIKPASETPLTMLALMPLLEEAGVPAGLVNVLPSKKTGALVDHMLHDPRVRVVSFTGSTGVGRKLLKSAADQVLKPAMELGGNAPVIVFDDADMDVAIEGTMLAKMRNLGEACTAANRIYVHEAVAPEFTRRLTAAMSALVVGDGTDASVDVGPLVNAATRDKVAEFVADALAKGAKLECGGVVPEGRGFFYPPTVLSNVPETAHCVHDEIFGPVAAIQTFTEQGDVIARANATEYGLVAYVFSGDFKRALQVCERLDYGMVGLNRGLVSDPAAPFGGTKQSGLGREGGHEGMLEFMETQYISASW; via the coding sequence ATGGACCACACTGATCTTTACATAAACGGCACATGGCACAAAACGGATGAACGCTTTGACGTGATCAACCCCGCCACTGAACAAGTGCTGGCCTCGGTCGCGTCTGCCGGTATTGCAGATGCCGATGCCGCGCTGGATGCGGCGCAGGCCGCGATGGCCGGCTGGGCCGCGCGCACCCCGCGCCAACGCTCGGAAGTGTTGCGCAAGGCGTGGGAATTGATGACCGCACGGCTGGATCATTTCGCCCGTCTGATCACGCTGGAAAACGGCAAGGCGGGCGCGGATGCGCGCGGTGAAGCCACCTATGCCGCCGAATTCTTTCGCTGGTTCGCGGAAGAAGCGGTGCGCGCGGACGGGATGATCACACACGCGCCAGCCTCGGGCGCGCGCATCATGGTGCAGCACAAACCGGCGGGGCTGGCAGTGCTGATCACGCCGTGGAATTACCCGGCGGCCATGGGCACGCGCAAGATTGCGCCCGCACTGGCGGCAGGGTGCGGGGTCATCATCAAGCCCGCGTCGGAAACGCCGCTGACCATGCTGGCGCTGATGCCATTGCTGGAAGAAGCGGGCGTGCCTGCGGGGCTGGTCAATGTGCTGCCGTCAAAGAAGACCGGCGCGCTGGTCGATCACATGCTGCATGATCCCCGCGTGCGGGTGGTCAGTTTCACCGGGTCAACCGGCGTGGGGCGCAAGCTGTTGAAATCCGCCGCCGATCAGGTGCTGAAACCCGCGATGGAACTGGGCGGCAATGCGCCCGTGATCGTGTTTGACGATGCCGATATGGATGTGGCGATTGAAGGCACAATGCTGGCCAAAATGCGCAATCTGGGCGAGGCCTGCACTGCCGCGAACCGCATCTATGTGCATGAAGCGGTCGCGCCCGAATTCACCCGCCGGTTGACAGCGGCCATGTCAGCGCTGGTCGTCGGCGATGGCACAGATGCATCGGTCGATGTCGGCCCGCTGGTCAATGCCGCCACCCGCGACAAGGTGGCGGAATTTGTGGCCGATGCGCTTGCCAAAGGCGCCAAGCTTGAATGCGGCGGCGTGGTCCCCGAGGGGCGCGGTTTTTTCTACCCACCCACGGTGCTGTCGAACGTGCCGGAAACGGCCCATTGCGTGCATGACGAAATCTTCGGGCCAGTCGCGGCCATCCAGACATTCACCGAGCAGGGCGATGTGATTGCCCGCGCCAATGCCACAGAATACGGGCTGGTGGCCTATGTCTTCTCGGGCGATTTCAAGCGCGCGCTGCAAGTGTGTGAACGGCTGGATTACGGCATGGTCGGCCTGAACCGCGGGCTTGTCAGCGACCCCGCCGCGCCGTTTGGCGGGACCAAGCAATCAGGGCTTGGGCGCGAAGGCGGACATGAAGGGATGCTGGAATTCATGGAAACACAATATATCTCGGCCAGTTGGTAA
- a CDS encoding biotin/lipoyl-containing protein: MPHDVTMPQLGMAQDAGRLTQWLKAPGDAVSKGDALFEVETDKATMEVEAQASGFLTHVTAAEGEDVPVGQAIARISDSADAASDSPAPNDSAAPDSPPQDTLPDGHQVTMPQLGMAQDSGVLVIWHKALGDAVGTDDILFEVETDKSTVEVPAGHSGYLAATLAEPGDEVPVGAALAIISAQKPDAPVARGVAAAVPAPNPAPAEPAAPKPAPPMQATAHQAAPQTGGRILASPKLRRVALEKGLDLARLVLAGHPQPFHMCDLEVLEALPTQTPAPQAGRTVQALRLKAACAQDGFSPFATWAADAHGLQDADALLAGLAGASLGRAATIVVERFGASRVYDVAAGRGLSAVTDTENAPDLRVRDLRATPLRAVSLGAEDVPVLSIMRQGAGLALVLECSAAQMDGPAAIALISEFAGRMEQPLRHLL, from the coding sequence ATGCCGCATGACGTGACAATGCCGCAGCTTGGCATGGCACAGGATGCGGGGCGCCTGACACAATGGCTGAAAGCGCCCGGCGATGCCGTGAGCAAGGGCGACGCGCTGTTCGAGGTGGAAACCGACAAGGCCACGATGGAGGTCGAGGCGCAGGCCAGCGGCTTTCTGACCCATGTGACGGCGGCTGAAGGCGAGGACGTGCCTGTCGGTCAGGCGATTGCGCGCATATCCGACAGCGCGGATGCGGCCAGTGACAGCCCCGCCCCCAACGACAGCGCCGCACCCGACAGCCCCCCCCAAGACACCCTGCCCGACGGGCATCAGGTCACCATGCCGCAACTTGGCATGGCGCAAGACAGCGGTGTGCTGGTTATCTGGCACAAAGCCCTTGGCGATGCCGTGGGCACTGATGACATTCTGTTCGAGGTCGAGACAGACAAAAGCACAGTAGAAGTGCCCGCAGGGCATAGCGGCTATCTGGCCGCCACATTGGCCGAACCCGGCGACGAAGTGCCGGTAGGCGCGGCCCTTGCCATTATATCGGCGCAAAAACCCGATGCACCTGTGGCGCGCGGGGTGGCAGCAGCCGTGCCCGCGCCAAACCCCGCGCCCGCTGAACCCGCTGCCCCCAAACCTGCGCCCCCCATGCAGGCTACTGCACATCAGGCAGCACCACAGACAGGGGGCCGCATTCTGGCCTCGCCCAAGCTGCGCCGCGTGGCGCTGGAAAAGGGGCTGGATCTGGCGCGGCTGGTGCTGGCGGGCCACCCGCAGCCCTTCCATATGTGCGATCTTGAGGTTTTGGAGGCGCTGCCGACGCAGACCCCTGCCCCACAGGCGGGCAGGACGGTGCAGGCCTTGCGGCTAAAAGCGGCGTGCGCGCAGGACGGCTTCAGCCCCTTCGCCACATGGGCGGCGGATGCACATGGCCTGCAAGATGCCGATGCGCTGCTTGCAGGGCTTGCGGGTGCCAGCCTTGGCCGCGCGGCCACGATCGTCGTTGAGCGCTTTGGCGCAAGCCGCGTCTATGATGTGGCCGCGGGGCGCGGCCTGTCGGCGGTCACAGACACTGAAAACGCGCCCGATCTGCGCGTGCGCGATCTGCGCGCCACACCCTTGCGGGCTGTGTCACTTGGCGCAGAGGATGTGCCGGTGCTTAGCATCATGCGACAGGGCGCAGGGCTTGCGCTGGTGCTGGAATGCAGCGCCGCGCAGATGGATGGGCCTGCCGCAATCGCGCTGATTTCCGAATTCGCAGGCCGGATGGAGCAGCCGCTTCGCCACCTGCTCTGA
- a CDS encoding entericidin A/B family lipoprotein yields the protein MKALIILFGLTALAACATVEGAGRDMQSAGQTISQEARQAQTAR from the coding sequence ATGAAAGCACTGATCATTCTGTTTGGCCTGACCGCCCTTGCCGCCTGCGCAACGGTCGAAGGTGCTGGCCGCGATATGCAAAGCGCAGGCCAGACTATCAGCCAGGAAGCGCGGCAAGCACAAACCGCAAGGTAA
- a CDS encoding spermidine synthase, translated as MIKTHSPRHIATLGALFTLSGAAALIYQVLWVRELGLLFGSTAQAAALTIAIFFAGIALGGWLFGRWAGQMQRPLRAFGLVEIGVAVTALGHFLVSDTYFTIYPALYAMVGGVPVLETALKAGVAATILLPSAILMGGTLPLMGQHVIRARDSLGRMGSALYALNTAGGAMGALAAGFFLPMWLGFSGAYLLAVGFDLFVGLAAVMIARRALPMGAQDRPDRVPVPVRLWLIAFASGFATLAVEVIWTRAFAQVLQNSVYTYALVLTVFLIALSLGAALANALGRLSLRPEAVLTGLLLASCAVIAATPHVFHHLTGGLGYLGGRADFTGYVWEVGRVALLIMLIPGTILGAVLPYLLRLMEGGGAPGAVLGRLIAVNTTGAIFGALAGGFVLLPMVGAWKALWLMGAVYAVLVLALWQPQDGWGARVTRFGALAGAVVLLAGQPGLQATRLNAGEELLAFREGPSAHVAAIARGDAKFIRVNNFYTLGGSGALVPERNQTMIPLLTHPAPREVFFLGLGTGISAGAGLFANPDRVTVCELLPDVIDFARDWFGPYVNGLFDDPRVTIHAEDGRQCLARSRATYDMIIADLFTPWRAGVGNVYTVEHYKLAASRLKDGGAYVQWMPLYQVSRREFEIIANTMAQAFPEVTLWRGDLYAERSILALVGRNDPAPLDPATLAAGWRAMTGSQEAESVLADRALKFYAGNVASGLFADAPINTDDWPLIEYLAPRTHRAVIAGRANWLTGPVRDRLYDDLLTALPPQQDPHLALLTDAQRDLARAGAVYARWRGLRARDDLHAGAVWPEFIALTPPHARNPDSPAGQVATGGMAFGDALN; from the coding sequence ATGATCAAGACCCACTCCCCCCGCCACATCGCCACACTTGGCGCGCTGTTCACGCTGTCTGGCGCGGCTGCGCTGATTTATCAGGTGCTTTGGGTGCGCGAGCTGGGGCTTTTGTTCGGGTCCACCGCGCAGGCGGCGGCGCTGACGATTGCCATTTTCTTTGCAGGGATCGCGCTGGGCGGCTGGCTGTTCGGGCGTTGGGCAGGGCAGATGCAGCGGCCCTTGCGCGCTTTCGGGTTGGTGGAAATCGGCGTGGCTGTCACGGCGCTGGGTCATTTTCTGGTGTCGGATACCTATTTCACGATCTATCCCGCGCTTTATGCCATGGTTGGCGGGGTGCCGGTTCTGGAAACCGCGCTGAAAGCGGGGGTGGCGGCCACGATCCTGCTGCCTTCGGCCATTTTGATGGGCGGCACGCTGCCCCTGATGGGCCAGCATGTGATCCGCGCGCGCGACAGTCTTGGGCGGATGGGGTCGGCACTTTATGCGCTGAATACCGCAGGCGGGGCCATGGGTGCGCTGGCGGCAGGGTTTTTCCTGCCCATGTGGCTGGGGTTTTCGGGCGCGTATCTGCTGGCCGTGGGGTTTGATCTGTTCGTGGGGCTGGCGGCGGTGATGATTGCGCGCCGCGCCCTGCCCATGGGTGCACAGGATCGCCCCGACCGTGTGCCCGTTCCCGTGCGACTATGGCTTATTGCCTTCGCGTCGGGCTTTGCCACATTGGCGGTAGAGGTCATCTGGACCCGCGCCTTTGCGCAAGTGCTGCAAAATTCGGTCTATACCTATGCGCTGGTGTTGACGGTGTTCCTGATCGCGCTGTCGCTGGGCGCGGCGCTGGCCAATGCTTTGGGCCGTCTGTCCCTGCGCCCCGAGGCCGTGCTGACCGGCCTGCTGCTGGCGTCCTGCGCCGTCATCGCCGCCACGCCGCATGTGTTCCACCACCTGACAGGGGGGCTGGGATACCTTGGCGGGCGCGCCGATTTCACAGGCTATGTGTGGGAGGTCGGGCGCGTGGCCCTGCTGATCATGCTGATCCCCGGCACGATACTGGGCGCGGTGCTGCCCTATCTGCTGCGGTTGATGGAAGGGGGCGGCGCGCCCGGTGCGGTGCTGGGGCGGCTGATCGCGGTGAACACCACGGGCGCGATTTTCGGCGCGCTGGCTGGGGGTTTTGTGCTGCTGCCGATGGTCGGCGCATGGAAAGCGCTGTGGCTGATGGGGGCGGTCTATGCGGTGCTGGTGCTGGCGTTGTGGCAGCCCCAGGATGGCTGGGGCGCGCGGGTCACGCGGTTTGGTGCATTGGCGGGGGCGGTGGTGCTGCTGGCGGGCCAGCCGGGGTTGCAGGCCACACGCCTGAATGCGGGAGAGGAGTTGCTGGCATTTCGCGAAGGCCCCTCTGCCCATGTTGCGGCCATCGCGCGCGGGGATGCAAAGTTCATCCGCGTGAATAATTTCTACACCCTTGGCGGGTCGGGCGCGCTGGTGCCGGAACGCAACCAGACGATGATTCCGCTGCTGACCCACCCCGCCCCGCGCGAGGTTTTCTTTCTGGGCCTTGGCACCGGCATTTCCGCAGGCGCGGGCCTGTTTGCCAACCCCGACCGCGTGACGGTCTGCGAATTGCTGCCTGATGTCATTGATTTCGCGCGCGACTGGTTCGGCCCCTATGTCAACGGCCTGTTCGATGACCCGCGCGTGACAATCCATGCCGAAGATGGCCGCCAATGCCTTGCGCGGTCCCGCGCCACATATGACATGATCATTGCCGATCTGTTCACACCGTGGCGCGCAGGTGTGGGCAATGTCTACACGGTGGAGCATTACAAACTGGCCGCCAGCCGCCTGAAGGATGGCGGGGCCTATGTGCAATGGATGCCGCTTTATCAGGTGTCGCGCCGCGAATTCGAAATTATTGCCAATACCATGGCGCAGGCCTTCCCCGAAGTGACCTTGTGGCGCGGTGATCTGTATGCCGAACGGTCCATTCTGGCACTGGTGGGGCGCAATGACCCCGCGCCGCTGGACCCTGCCACGCTGGCGGCGGGCTGGCGCGCCATGACAGGCAGTCAAGAGGCGGAGTCCGTGCTGGCCGACCGCGCGCTGAAATTCTATGCGGGCAATGTTGCGTCAGGGCTGTTTGCCGATGCGCCCATCAATACGGATGACTGGCCGTTGATCGAATATCTGGCCCCGCGCACCCACCGCGCGGTGATCGCAGGGCGCGCAAACTGGCTGACAGGGCCGGTGCGTGACCGGCTGTATGATGATTTGCTGACTGCCCTGCCACCGCAGCAAGACCCCCATCTGGCGCTGTTGACCGATGCGCAACGTGATCTGGCGCGCGCGGGTGCGGTTTATGCCAGATGGCGCGGGTTGCGGGCGCGCGATGATCTGCACGCAGGCGCTGTGTGGCCGGAATTCATTGCCCTGACACCGCCGCATGCGCGCAACCCCGACAGCCCCGCAGGGCAGGTCGCCACCGGCGGCATGGCCTTCGGGGACGCGCTGAATTAG
- a CDS encoding iron ABC transporter permease: MRTTPTPETAAPVLAAKTRMPVLARPVRQGLWGLGLVALVLSISAAVSIGAVAVPVGTVWGVIANKIMPGLVTPDWSAGRAAIVWEIRLPRALLAALVGAGLALVGAVLQSVTRNPLADPHLLGISSGAAFGAILALLHTGMFLGLATVPLLAFIGALASTLLVLSVASFAQATSADRLVLTGVAVSFIVMALANVLIFLGDPRAAHTVIFWMLGGLGLAQWAHLIWPALILAGAAIWFRAVAGSLNAMTIGDETASTLGIPVARFRLTCFVVAAMVTGVMVAFSGVIGFVGLMIPHIVRLGVGGDNARVLPASMLVGAIFLVWADIVARTLMRPEDLPIGIVTGLVGGMFFIWLLRRRARG, translated from the coding sequence ATGCGCACCACACCTACCCCTGAAACTGCCGCCCCTGTTCTGGCCGCCAAGACCCGCATGCCCGTTCTGGCACGCCCTGTGCGGCAGGGGTTATGGGGGTTGGGGCTGGTGGCGCTTGTCCTGTCCATTTCGGCGGCGGTCAGCATCGGGGCGGTTGCTGTCCCCGTGGGGACAGTCTGGGGCGTGATCGCGAACAAGATCATGCCGGGGCTGGTCACGCCCGACTGGTCGGCGGGGCGCGCGGCGATTGTGTGGGAAATCCGTTTGCCGCGCGCGCTTCTGGCAGCACTTGTGGGCGCGGGGCTGGCGCTTGTGGGGGCGGTGCTGCAATCAGTCACGCGCAACCCGCTGGCCGACCCGCATTTGCTGGGCATCTCGTCCGGGGCGGCGTTCGGGGCCATTCTGGCGCTGCTGCATACGGGCATGTTTCTGGGCCTTGCGACAGTGCCGCTTCTGGCCTTTATCGGCGCGCTGGCGTCAACCCTTCTGGTGCTGTCTGTCGCCAGTTTCGCGCAGGCCACCAGCGCGGACCGGCTGGTGCTGACAGGGGTTGCGGTGTCCTTCATTGTGATGGCGCTGGCGAATGTGCTGATATTTCTGGGGGACCCGCGCGCGGCGCATACGGTTATTTTCTGGATGCTGGGCGGGCTGGGGCTGGCGCAATGGGCGCATCTGATCTGGCCTGCATTGATCCTTGCAGGCGCGGCAATCTGGTTTCGTGCGGTGGCGGGGTCGCTGAACGCCATGACCATCGGGGATGAAACCGCATCGACCCTTGGTATTCCGGTTGCGCGGTTCCGGCTGACATGCTTTGTCGTGGCCGCCATGGTGACGGGGGTGATGGTGGCGTTTTCCGGTGTTATCGGGTTTGTCGGGCTGATGATTCCGCATATCGTCCGGCTGGGAGTGGGCGGTGATAACGCCCGTGTCTTGCCCGCATCGATGTTGGTGGGCGCCATCTTTCTGGTCTGGGCCGATATTGTGGCGCGCACGCTGATGCGCCCCGAAGACCTGCCCATCGGCATTGTGACCGGCCTTGTGGGGGGGATGTTCTTTATCTGGCTGTTGCGGCGTCGTGCGCGCGGGTAG
- the rfbC gene encoding dTDP-4-dehydrorhamnose 3,5-epimerase has protein sequence MQIRALAIDGVLLIQPRRFGDARGWFCETWNPRALSAAGASLPDFVQDNHSYSAPRHTLRGLHYQRPPHAQDKLVRCTRGVILDVAVDVRAGSPSYGTWVAEELSADNGAQLFIPKGFLHGFLTLTDDCEVQYKCSDYYAPDCDGSVRWDSVGIDWGTDTPVLSDKDAQAVAFGQFETPFQYEG, from the coding sequence ATGCAGATTCGTGCTTTGGCCATCGATGGTGTGCTGCTGATCCAACCCCGCCGGTTCGGGGATGCCCGCGGCTGGTTTTGCGAGACATGGAACCCGCGCGCATTAAGCGCCGCAGGGGCCAGCTTGCCGGATTTTGTGCAGGACAATCACAGCTATTCGGCCCCGCGCCATACATTGCGCGGGTTGCATTACCAGCGCCCCCCGCATGCGCAGGACAAACTGGTGCGCTGCACGCGTGGGGTTATTCTGGATGTGGCGGTTGATGTGCGCGCAGGATCGCCCAGCTACGGAACCTGGGTTGCCGAAGAATTATCTGCCGATAATGGCGCGCAGCTGTTCATACCAAAGGGCTTCCTGCACGGTTTTCTGACCCTGACAGATGATTGCGAAGTGCAGTATAAATGCTCGGACTATTACGCGCCGGACTGTGACGGGTCGGTGCGGTGGGACAGCGTGGGGATTGACTGGGGCACGGATACGCCGGTGCTGTCGGACAAGGACGCGCAGGCGGTTGCGTTCGGGCAGTTTGAAACACCTTTTCAGTATGAAGGTTAG
- a CDS encoding GTP-binding protein, with product MNDRIPVTLLTGFLGAGKTTLLNRLLHDAHAGRVAVVVNEFGEAGLDHDLIEEAAEDVVLMPAGCICCTIRGDLSKTLISLLARRARGELPFDRVVIETTGLADPGPIYHTLMVDPVLAPNYALDGVVTVVDAVLGVDTLNAHAEAQAQVAMADCIVLSKRDLVDSAALDRLNRRLDQLNRTAPRIGANKGAVAPGVLWGLGLGSSAVTPDQALNWLAGPAADPLAGVSGLSTAKAQAPVGQIAPSHHASDDRISTASITLEDPIPVEVFDFWLDTLIALKGSNILRLKGIVHLQGVPKPFVFHGVQHIFEPPVPLQNWREGESTSRIVIIARDIPKAELDASLEMLLMQPQQSAAAQGITAHTIEEPF from the coding sequence ATGAATGACCGTATCCCCGTTACCTTGCTGACCGGCTTTTTGGGGGCTGGCAAGACGACTTTGCTGAACCGCCTGTTGCATGATGCCCATGCGGGCCGCGTGGCCGTTGTGGTCAATGAATTCGGTGAAGCGGGCCTTGATCATGACCTGATCGAGGAAGCCGCCGAAGATGTTGTGCTGATGCCCGCAGGGTGTATTTGCTGCACCATCCGCGGCGATCTGTCCAAAACGCTGATTTCGCTTCTGGCGCGGCGGGCGCGGGGGGAATTGCCGTTTGACCGTGTGGTGATCGAAACCACAGGACTGGCCGATCCCGGCCCCATCTATCATACGCTTATGGTCGATCCTGTTCTTGCGCCGAATTATGCGCTGGACGGGGTTGTGACAGTGGTGGATGCGGTTTTGGGCGTGGACACCCTGAACGCCCATGCCGAGGCGCAGGCGCAAGTCGCGATGGCAGATTGCATCGTCCTAAGCAAGCGTGACCTTGTTGATAGCGCTGCACTGGATAGGTTGAACAGGCGGCTGGACCAATTGAACCGGACCGCCCCGCGCATTGGCGCGAACAAGGGGGCCGTGGCCCCGGGCGTGCTGTGGGGGTTGGGGCTTGGGTCCAGCGCGGTTACACCTGATCAGGCGTTGAACTGGCTGGCAGGCCCTGCCGCAGATCCCCTTGCCGGTGTTTCCGGCCTTAGCACAGCCAAGGCACAGGCGCCGGTTGGCCAGATCGCCCCGTCGCACCATGCCAGCGATGACCGGATATCAACCGCGTCGATCACGCTTGAAGACCCGATTCCCGTCGAGGTGTTCGACTTCTGGCTGGATACGCTGATTGCGCTGAAGGGCAGCAATATTCTGCGCCTGAAGGGCATTGTGCATTTGCAGGGCGTGCCCAAGCCGTTTGTGTTTCATGGCGTGCAGCATATATTCGAACCGCCGGTTCCCCTACAGAACTGGCGCGAGGGCGAAAGCACCAGCCGCATTGTGATCATCGCGCGCGACATTCCCAAAGCTGAACTGGATGCAAGTCTGGAAATGCTGCTCATGCAACCGCAGCAGTCGGCCGCCGCGCAAGGCATAACCGCGCATACCATCGAAGAACCGTTCTAA